The Amycolatopsis sp. DG1A-15b genome window below encodes:
- a CDS encoding cytochrome P450, with protein sequence MIGKVLAAAAAVSAPVWLPQRVVALRMKIFALVNGQDAVTIPGPQVGAGDFKRVYADPAANGRSRGAALSDLFWYWLAPGPQVHQEHLEAGPRYDAVAKCTRHILIRSKKDSEELGGRVAAHVLDGVEPGLVRLRDVMMPIWAELYHELVFEEPCPPEARDLIVGHADDVVSALKCVRPRNMRRRARLTKYLRRRLADVPHPLPEPLTPEEQAYYLQGTFFNTAVVQMSEAMAHLLMIIAKSPDTQRRLAAHPDDDAYLDRVIDDGLRRFPLFGIAHRISTADIEVADLTIPAGTVLCFSYPAYAAQSEKDDFIPFGVAQNRACPARGLAPPTMRVVTREVLRRFSLASTAAHTRSIPNRGPVLLTPRGGRHRRAPLVWLAVRDRWEDVWRSFAQLVFGTYMVLDARRQALCSTYFTGGNR encoded by the coding sequence GTGATCGGCAAGGTGCTGGCCGCCGCGGCGGCGGTGTCCGCGCCGGTCTGGCTGCCACAACGTGTCGTGGCGCTGCGGATGAAGATCTTCGCGCTGGTCAACGGCCAGGACGCGGTGACGATCCCCGGCCCGCAGGTCGGCGCCGGGGACTTCAAGCGCGTCTACGCCGACCCGGCGGCGAACGGCCGCAGCCGCGGCGCCGCCCTGTCCGACCTGTTCTGGTACTGGCTCGCGCCCGGGCCCCAGGTGCACCAGGAGCACCTCGAGGCCGGGCCGCGCTACGACGCCGTCGCCAAGTGCACCCGGCACATCCTGATCCGGTCCAAAAAGGACTCCGAGGAGCTGGGCGGGCGGGTGGCCGCGCACGTCCTCGACGGCGTCGAGCCCGGCCTCGTCCGGCTGCGCGACGTGATGATGCCGATCTGGGCCGAGCTGTACCACGAGCTGGTGTTCGAGGAGCCGTGCCCGCCCGAGGCGCGCGACCTCATCGTCGGGCACGCCGACGACGTCGTCTCGGCGCTCAAGTGCGTGCGGCCGCGGAACATGCGCCGCCGGGCCCGGCTGACGAAGTACCTGCGACGGCGCCTCGCCGACGTCCCGCACCCGCTGCCGGAGCCCCTGACCCCGGAAGAGCAGGCCTACTACCTGCAGGGGACGTTCTTCAACACCGCCGTCGTGCAGATGTCCGAGGCGATGGCGCACCTGCTGATGATCATCGCGAAGTCGCCGGACACCCAGCGGCGGCTCGCCGCGCACCCGGACGACGACGCCTACCTCGACCGCGTCATCGACGACGGCCTCCGCCGGTTCCCGCTGTTCGGCATCGCGCACCGGATCTCCACCGCCGACATCGAGGTGGCGGACCTGACCATCCCGGCGGGAACGGTGCTGTGCTTCAGCTACCCGGCCTACGCCGCCCAGTCCGAAAAGGACGATTTCATCCCCTTCGGTGTCGCGCAGAACCGCGCCTGCCCGGCGCGGGGGCTCGCGCCGCCGACCATGCGGGTCGTGACGCGGGAAGTGCTGCGCCGCTTCAGCCTCGCCTCGACGGCCGCCCACACGCGCTCGATCCCCAACCGCGGCCCGGTGCTGCTCACGCCCCGCGGGGGCCGCCACCGGCGCGCACCCCTGGTGTGGCTCGCGGTCCGCGACCGCTGGGAAGACGTCTGGCGCAGCTTCGCCCAGCTCGTGTTCGGCACGTACATGGTCCTCGACGCCCGTCGCCAAGCCCTGTGTTCGACCTATTTCACCGGAGGCAACCGATGA
- a CDS encoding aldo/keto reductase, whose amino-acid sequence MGMSQAYGVRDNDEESIATIHRALELGVTLLDTANVYANGVNEELVGRAIAGRRDEVVLATKFGIVWNDGAMGARGDAEYVKQSCDESLRRLGVDHIDLYYQHRVDPDTPIEETWGALASLVEAGKIRYAGISEASAATIRAAHAVHPVTALQSEWSLWTRGIEGEILDTCRELGIGIVPFSPLGRGFLTGAVTSVADLPEDDMRRGLPRFAEGNFERNMAIVEALRELAASKGVTAGQLALAWVQSQGEDVVPIPGTKRRKYLEENVAAASLELTADDLAAIAAAAPADAIAGERYPERLARAAGK is encoded by the coding sequence ATGGGGATGAGCCAGGCCTACGGCGTCCGCGACAACGACGAGGAGTCGATCGCGACCATCCACCGCGCGCTCGAGCTCGGTGTGACGCTGCTCGACACGGCGAACGTCTACGCCAACGGCGTCAACGAGGAGCTGGTCGGCCGCGCGATCGCCGGCCGCCGCGACGAGGTCGTGCTCGCGACGAAGTTCGGCATCGTGTGGAACGATGGGGCGATGGGCGCTCGTGGTGACGCCGAGTACGTGAAGCAGTCGTGCGACGAGTCGCTGCGCCGCCTCGGCGTCGACCACATCGACCTCTACTACCAGCACCGCGTCGACCCGGACACGCCGATCGAAGAGACCTGGGGTGCGCTGGCTTCGCTGGTGGAGGCCGGGAAGATCCGGTACGCCGGGATTTCCGAGGCGAGCGCGGCGACGATCCGGGCCGCGCACGCGGTGCACCCGGTGACGGCGTTGCAGAGCGAGTGGTCGCTGTGGACGCGGGGGATCGAAGGCGAAATCCTGGACACGTGCCGGGAGCTCGGCATCGGGATCGTCCCGTTTTCGCCGCTGGGCCGCGGTTTCCTGACGGGCGCGGTGACGTCGGTCGCCGACTTGCCGGAGGACGACATGCGCCGCGGCCTGCCGCGCTTCGCCGAGGGCAACTTCGAGCGGAACATGGCGATCGTCGAGGCCCTGCGCGAGCTGGCCGCATCGAAGGGCGTGACCGCGGGCCAGCTGGCGCTGGCGTGGGTCCAGTCCCAGGGCGAGGACGTGGTGCCGATCCCGGGCACCAAGCGCCGCAAGTACCTCGAGGAGAACGTGGCGGCGGCTTCACTGGAGCTGACCGCGGACGACCTGGCCGCCATCGCGGCAGCCGCACCGGCCGACGCGATCGCGGGAGAGCGCTACCCCGAGCGCCTCGCCCGCGCCGCCGGGAAGTGA
- a CDS encoding alpha-hydroxy acid oxidase, producing MRTIAEFEAAARGRLDPVHYDYFAGGAQDEITLRENETAFQELRLVPRVLRGSDKRDLSIELLGTPSSMPILVAPTAFHRLAHPDGELATARAAARAGTIMVVSMAATTAIEDIAAAAREAAPDPGLWFQLYLQPDLEFTEAIVRRAEAAGVKAFVVTVDSPVLGRRERDDRNAFHDLPPGLAVENLRNLGENRSGGNASHVREIVMSAGLNWDHIAWLRGRTKLPVLIKGVLHAEDARLAVHHGVAGIVVSNHGGRQLDTVPATIDVLPEIAAAVGGALPVLLDGGIRRGTDVVKALALGADAVGVGRPIVWGLAAGGREGVSEVLDLLRDDFDQALALCGGRHPADLTPDQVRR from the coding sequence ATGCGCACGATCGCGGAGTTCGAGGCGGCGGCCCGTGGCCGCCTCGACCCGGTCCACTACGACTACTTCGCGGGCGGCGCGCAGGACGAGATCACCTTGCGCGAGAACGAAACGGCGTTCCAGGAACTGCGGCTGGTGCCCCGGGTGCTGCGCGGCAGCGACAAACGGGACCTGAGCATCGAGCTGCTCGGGACGCCGTCCTCGATGCCGATCCTCGTCGCGCCCACGGCGTTCCACCGGCTGGCGCACCCCGACGGCGAGCTCGCCACCGCGCGGGCGGCGGCGCGGGCGGGCACGATCATGGTCGTCAGCATGGCCGCGACCACGGCGATCGAGGACATCGCCGCGGCGGCCCGCGAGGCCGCGCCGGACCCGGGCCTGTGGTTCCAGCTCTACCTGCAGCCGGACCTGGAGTTCACCGAGGCGATCGTGCGCCGCGCCGAAGCCGCGGGCGTGAAGGCGTTCGTCGTCACCGTCGACTCGCCCGTGCTCGGCCGCCGCGAACGCGACGACCGCAACGCCTTCCACGACCTGCCGCCGGGGCTGGCCGTGGAAAACCTCCGCAACCTGGGGGAAAACCGCAGCGGTGGCAACGCGAGCCATGTCCGCGAGATCGTCATGTCGGCCGGGCTGAACTGGGACCACATCGCGTGGCTCCGAGGCAGGACCAAGCTCCCCGTGCTGATCAAGGGCGTGCTCCACGCCGAGGACGCGCGGCTGGCCGTGCACCACGGCGTCGCCGGGATCGTCGTGTCCAACCACGGCGGCCGCCAGCTCGACACCGTGCCCGCCACCATCGACGTGCTCCCCGAGATCGCGGCGGCGGTCGGAGGTGCGCTGCCGGTGCTGCTGGACGGCGGGATCCGCCGCGGCACCGACGTCGTCAAGGCGCTCGCCCTGGGCGCGGACGCCGTCGGCGTCGGCCGCCCGATCGTGTGGGGGCTGGCGGCGGGCGGCCGCGAAGGCGTCTCCGAGGTCCTGGACCTGCTGCGGGACGACTTCGATCAGGCCCTCGCGCTGTGCGGCGGGCGGCACCCGGCCGACCTCACCCCGGACCAGGTGCGGCGGTGA
- a CDS encoding NAD(P)-binding domain-containing protein has product MAEEVLDYLVVGAGPAGLQLGQHLGHAGHRYLVLEAGSAPGHFFETFPRHRTLISINKKHTGYSDPELRMRMDWNSILADGDDDQLVFTGYSDKLFPDAPDFLRYVADYAAKHKVNVRYDTRVTRIRREQESFVLTAGDEEFKARWLIMATGVTKPYIPQFPGVELIDQYVDVDVDPKSFTGQRVLVLGKGNSAFETADNLIETAAVVHVGGPRPVKLAWRTHFVGHLRAYNAGILDMYQLKLQHAILDGDVREVRKDADGYHVKFAFARADEVIKEIRYDRVIGCTGFRFDASLFDEDCRPELTINDRFPAQTPDWESVNVPGLYFAGTITQVRDFKKATSAFIHGFRYGVRALAKVLNERHHGTPWPSVELPAKPDALTGAVITRINRTSALYQQFGFLGDVLVVDGDTARYLEEVPVDRVLQDPPADAYVVTLDYGPDHDKIDPFDFVARAAQDKANDSGEGHYLHPIVRHYRRGELVATHHVTENLENEWDKEVHVEPLTAFFTREL; this is encoded by the coding sequence GTGGCGGAGGAAGTGCTCGATTATCTGGTCGTCGGGGCCGGGCCGGCGGGGTTGCAGCTGGGGCAGCACCTCGGCCACGCCGGGCACCGGTACCTGGTGCTGGAAGCCGGTTCCGCGCCCGGGCACTTCTTCGAGACCTTCCCCCGGCACCGGACCCTCATCTCCATCAACAAGAAGCACACCGGGTACAGCGACCCGGAGCTGCGCATGCGGATGGACTGGAACTCCATCCTCGCCGACGGCGACGACGACCAGCTCGTCTTCACCGGCTACAGCGACAAGCTCTTCCCGGACGCCCCGGACTTCCTCCGCTACGTGGCCGACTACGCGGCGAAGCACAAAGTGAACGTCCGCTACGACACCCGGGTGACGCGCATCCGCCGCGAGCAGGAGAGCTTCGTCCTCACCGCGGGTGACGAGGAATTCAAAGCACGCTGGCTGATCATGGCCACCGGCGTCACCAAGCCGTACATCCCGCAGTTCCCCGGCGTCGAGCTGATCGACCAGTACGTGGACGTCGACGTCGACCCGAAGAGCTTCACCGGCCAGCGCGTCCTCGTGCTGGGCAAGGGGAACTCGGCGTTCGAGACCGCGGACAACCTCATCGAGACGGCCGCGGTCGTGCACGTCGGCGGGCCGCGGCCGGTGAAGCTGGCCTGGCGCACGCACTTCGTCGGCCACCTCCGCGCGTACAACGCCGGCATCCTCGACATGTACCAGCTGAAGCTCCAGCACGCGATCCTCGACGGCGACGTGCGCGAAGTCCGCAAGGACGCCGACGGCTACCACGTCAAGTTCGCCTTCGCCCGCGCCGACGAGGTGATCAAGGAGATCCGCTACGACCGCGTGATCGGCTGCACCGGCTTCCGCTTCGACGCGTCGCTGTTCGACGAGGACTGCCGCCCGGAGCTGACCATCAACGACCGCTTCCCGGCGCAGACCCCGGACTGGGAGTCGGTGAACGTGCCCGGCCTCTACTTCGCCGGCACGATCACGCAGGTCCGCGACTTCAAGAAGGCCACCAGCGCGTTCATCCACGGCTTCCGCTACGGCGTCCGCGCACTCGCCAAGGTCCTGAACGAGCGCCACCACGGCACGCCGTGGCCGAGCGTCGAGCTGCCCGCCAAACCGGACGCGCTGACCGGCGCGGTGATCACCCGAATCAACCGGACTTCCGCGCTGTACCAGCAGTTCGGCTTCCTCGGCGACGTCCTGGTCGTGGACGGCGACACCGCCCGCTACCTCGAAGAGGTGCCGGTCGACCGCGTTCTCCAGGACCCGCCGGCCGACGCCTACGTCGTCACCCTCGACTACGGTCCCGACCACGACAAGATCGACCCGTTCGACTTCGTCGCGCGCGCCGCCCAGGACAAGGCGAACGACTCCGGCGAAGGCCACTACCTGCACCCGATCGTCCGGCACTACCGTCGCGGCGAGCTGGTCGCGACCCACCACGTCACCGAGAACCTCGAGAACGAGTGGGACAAAGAGGTGCACGTCGAGCCGCTGACCGCGTTCTTCACGCGGGAGCTCTGA
- a CDS encoding cation:proton antiporter, translating to MSPSEAAPTFFLAVVAILVVVRLVCMVAVKLGQPPVVGEMIAGVLLGPSLFGLLLPDVQAALFPDAIRSLLYVGGQIGLVIYMFGAGYEFNLNSIMQSRKSVAAISSAGTLVPLALGVGVAILGTSWVGIGKEGVSLVTSAAFVGVAVAITAFPMMVRIITERGIGGTRFGSLALACGALDDVLAWLLLAVVLGMHAGSLGPIALALGGGLLFALLVFIVGRRLLTRVMGSERMSVDQRVLITAMTLFAAAWFTDTIGLYAVFGAFTVGVAFPRCAASDAVLAKIMPIGSIVFVPLFFTYSGLNTRFALLADPKLLAFALLTVAVAIIGKLGASWGAARLAGEPPAIATRVGVLVNARGLMQLIALNVGLAAGIVSPALFTVLVLVALVTTIMTAPVLAWLDRRDARKGSTELLLTVEPVPVTGKS from the coding sequence ATGAGCCCGTCCGAAGCGGCGCCCACGTTCTTCCTCGCCGTCGTGGCCATCCTCGTGGTGGTCCGGCTGGTCTGCATGGTCGCGGTCAAGCTCGGCCAGCCACCGGTGGTCGGGGAGATGATCGCCGGGGTGCTCCTCGGCCCCTCGCTGTTCGGGCTGCTGCTGCCGGACGTCCAGGCGGCGCTGTTCCCGGACGCGATCCGGTCGCTGCTCTACGTCGGCGGCCAGATCGGCCTGGTCATCTACATGTTCGGGGCCGGCTACGAGTTCAACCTGAACAGCATCATGCAGTCGCGGAAGTCGGTCGCGGCGATCTCGTCGGCCGGGACGCTGGTCCCGCTGGCGCTCGGGGTCGGCGTCGCCATCCTGGGCACCTCGTGGGTCGGCATCGGCAAGGAAGGCGTATCGCTGGTGACCTCGGCCGCGTTCGTCGGGGTGGCGGTGGCGATCACCGCCTTCCCGATGATGGTCCGGATCATCACCGAACGCGGGATCGGGGGGACCCGGTTCGGCTCGCTGGCGCTGGCCTGCGGCGCGCTCGACGACGTCCTCGCGTGGCTGCTGCTGGCGGTCGTGCTGGGGATGCACGCCGGGTCGCTGGGGCCGATCGCGCTCGCCCTCGGCGGCGGGCTGCTCTTCGCGCTGCTGGTGTTCATCGTCGGGCGGCGCCTGCTGACCCGGGTGATGGGCAGCGAGCGGATGAGCGTCGACCAGCGGGTGCTCATCACCGCGATGACGTTGTTCGCGGCCGCCTGGTTCACCGACACCATCGGGCTGTACGCGGTGTTCGGCGCGTTCACCGTCGGGGTGGCGTTCCCGCGCTGCGCGGCCTCCGACGCCGTGCTCGCGAAGATCATGCCGATCGGGTCGATCGTGTTCGTTCCGCTGTTCTTCACCTACTCCGGCCTGAACACCCGGTTCGCGTTGCTCGCCGACCCGAAGCTGCTCGCCTTCGCGCTGCTGACGGTGGCGGTCGCGATCATCGGCAAACTGGGCGCGTCCTGGGGCGCGGCGCGGCTGGCGGGGGAGCCGCCGGCGATCGCCACGCGCGTCGGCGTGCTGGTCAACGCCCGCGGGCTGATGCAGCTGATCGCGCTCAACGTCGGGCTCGCCGCCGGGATCGTCTCGCCGGCGTTGTTCACCGTGCTGGTGCTCGTCGCGCTGGTCACCACGATCATGACCGCGCCGGTGCTGGCCTGGCTCGACCGGCGGGATGCCCGCAAGGGGAGCACCGAGCTGCTCCTGACGGTCGAGCCCGTTCCGGTGACCGGGAAAAGTTGA
- a CDS encoding TetR/AcrR family transcriptional regulator produces MARPRTHDEALRLKLLDRAGELLAADGPKALSLRKLAADAGTSTTAVYSLFGSKPDLVNALYTEGFRRFGARMAGTPLTGDAVEDLVALGSAYRTSALADPHLYGIMFTKSVPGFEPNEDAEKLARETLKPLERIIRRAIADGVFLDVPPETVAVGCWAIVHGLVSLELTGNLPEGFDVTGSYERALRANASGWLRPQTSGNVPS; encoded by the coding sequence ATGGCGCGACCACGCACGCACGACGAGGCGCTCCGGCTCAAGCTGCTCGACCGGGCCGGCGAGCTGCTCGCGGCCGACGGACCCAAGGCGCTCTCCCTGCGCAAGCTGGCCGCCGACGCCGGGACGTCGACCACCGCCGTGTACTCGCTGTTCGGCAGCAAACCCGATCTGGTGAACGCCCTGTACACCGAGGGCTTCCGCCGCTTCGGCGCCCGGATGGCCGGGACGCCGCTGACCGGCGACGCCGTCGAGGACCTCGTCGCCCTCGGCAGCGCCTACCGCACGAGCGCGCTGGCCGACCCGCACCTCTACGGGATCATGTTCACCAAGTCGGTGCCCGGGTTCGAGCCGAACGAGGACGCCGAGAAGCTCGCCCGCGAAACGCTCAAGCCCCTCGAACGGATCATCCGCCGCGCCATCGCCGACGGCGTCTTCCTCGACGTCCCGCCCGAGACGGTCGCGGTCGGCTGCTGGGCCATCGTGCACGGCCTGGTGTCGCTGGAGCTGACCGGCAACCTGCCGGAGGGGTTCGACGTCACCGGCTCCTACGAGCGGGCCCTGCGCGCGAACGCCTCCGGCTGGCTGCGCCCTCAGACCAGCGGCAACGTCCCGTCGTAG
- a CDS encoding HAMP domain-containing sensor histidine kinase translates to MSPAPEERALRRARWVITAQIAVVVSLLVAVAGAIAYGILLSGQHADADRLLARTIQLGPGATPPGCVWLFTPGAHAPAGPPPPGMPIAELDAFVPSPGDVYTERRSIGGMTHTIRVENRGGAVSQAFFEERYQVQDRASLVSGLGVAEVLALLAALGCGRVLARRAIRPLEDALRRQRTFVADASHELRAPLTRLHTRAQLLARRSSGRDAAELDQLVRGTRELGEVVEDLLLSAQACGERPSLELVELGVLAEEAVAAEAVRAEEGQVRLAVTRERRPYVVQGVPTALRRVLSALLDNALGHTPPGGSIEVWLGVPDERHVELRVRDTGVGFPTTDADRIFERFARGSDGDGRRFGLGLALVREVVTGHGGTIAAAARPGAGATFTLRLLRADPS, encoded by the coding sequence ATGAGTCCCGCCCCCGAGGAGCGGGCCCTGCGGCGGGCGCGGTGGGTGATCACCGCGCAGATCGCCGTGGTGGTGTCGCTGCTCGTGGCCGTCGCGGGCGCGATCGCGTACGGGATCCTGCTGTCCGGCCAGCACGCCGACGCGGACCGGCTGCTGGCCAGGACGATCCAGCTCGGTCCCGGCGCGACCCCGCCGGGCTGCGTCTGGCTGTTCACCCCGGGGGCGCACGCGCCCGCGGGCCCGCCGCCGCCGGGAATGCCGATCGCGGAGCTGGACGCGTTCGTGCCGTCGCCCGGCGACGTCTACACCGAGCGAAGGTCGATCGGCGGGATGACGCACACGATCCGGGTGGAGAACCGCGGCGGCGCCGTCTCCCAGGCGTTCTTCGAGGAGCGGTACCAGGTCCAGGACCGCGCGTCGCTGGTGTCCGGGCTCGGCGTCGCCGAGGTGCTCGCGCTGCTGGCGGCCCTGGGGTGCGGGCGGGTGCTGGCCCGCCGGGCGATCCGGCCGCTGGAGGACGCCTTGCGGCGGCAGCGGACGTTCGTCGCGGACGCGTCCCACGAACTGCGTGCCCCGCTGACCCGGCTGCACACGCGCGCGCAGCTGCTCGCCCGGCGGTCGTCCGGGCGGGACGCGGCGGAACTCGACCAGCTGGTGCGCGGTACGCGGGAGCTCGGCGAGGTCGTCGAAGACCTGCTGCTCTCCGCGCAGGCGTGCGGCGAACGGCCGTCGCTGGAGCTGGTCGAGCTGGGGGTGCTGGCCGAGGAAGCGGTGGCGGCCGAAGCGGTGCGGGCGGAGGAGGGCCAGGTCCGGCTGGCGGTGACGCGGGAGCGGCGCCCGTACGTCGTCCAGGGCGTGCCGACGGCGTTGCGCCGGGTGCTGTCGGCGTTGCTGGACAACGCACTCGGCCACACGCCGCCGGGCGGCTCGATCGAGGTGTGGCTCGGCGTCCCCGACGAGCGGCACGTGGAGCTGCGGGTCCGCGACACCGGGGTCGGCTTCCCCACCACCGACGCGGACCGCATCTTCGAGCGGTTCGCCCGCGGCTCCGACGGCGACGGCCGCCGCTTCGGCCTGGGCCTGGCCCTGGTCCGCGAAGTGGTGACGGGCCACGGCGGCACGATCGCGGCCGCGGCCCGCCCCGGAGCCGGAGCCACGTTCACCCTCCGCCTCCTCCGCGCCGACCCCTCGTGA
- a CDS encoding MerR family transcriptional regulator: MSYSIAEAARRSGLSIDTLRYYERIKLLDPPARDTAGRRAYSDDDLNWLGFLTKLRTTGMPIKSMREYASLRRHGVASAGRRKALLVEQRRSVAERIAELQGCLDILDYKIENYAQVERKVLGVEPGMEEISA; this comes from the coding sequence ATGAGCTACTCGATAGCGGAAGCCGCGCGACGTAGCGGACTGTCCATCGACACCCTCCGGTACTACGAGCGCATCAAACTGCTCGACCCGCCCGCACGCGACACCGCGGGCCGCCGGGCCTATTCCGACGATGACCTGAACTGGCTGGGTTTCCTGACCAAGCTGCGCACCACCGGGATGCCCATCAAGAGCATGCGCGAGTACGCGTCGCTGCGCCGTCACGGTGTCGCGAGCGCGGGCCGCCGCAAGGCCCTGCTGGTGGAGCAGCGCCGGTCGGTCGCCGAGCGGATCGCGGAGCTGCAGGGCTGTCTCGACATCCTCGACTACAAGATCGAAAACTACGCCCAGGTCGAGCGCAAGGTGCTCGGCGTGGAACCCGGTATGGAGGAGATTTCCGCGTGA
- a CDS encoding response regulator transcription factor, which translates to MLLVEDDRELAGMLGELLADEGYETEAAHDGQRGLHLGLTGHYDVMVIDRRLPVLDGLELLRRLRARAVTTRVLVLSALGEVADRVAGLDAGADDYLVKPFEAEELLARLRALGRRDLEGAECLPLGTAALDLQRHEVVLPRGERITLSGREFELLRTLAQRPKAIHPRAALRTRVFADSTGESIVDTYVYYLRRKLGRDVVRTVHGLGYQIGVV; encoded by the coding sequence GTGCTGCTGGTCGAAGACGACCGGGAACTGGCGGGCATGCTGGGCGAGCTGCTCGCGGACGAGGGCTACGAAACCGAAGCGGCGCACGACGGCCAGCGGGGCCTGCACCTCGGGCTCACCGGGCACTACGACGTGATGGTCATCGACCGCCGGCTCCCGGTGCTCGACGGGCTCGAGCTGCTGCGGCGGCTGCGGGCCCGGGCGGTGACCACGCGGGTCCTGGTGCTCTCGGCGCTGGGGGAGGTGGCCGACCGCGTGGCGGGTCTCGACGCCGGCGCGGACGACTACCTCGTCAAGCCGTTCGAGGCCGAGGAACTGCTGGCGCGGCTGCGCGCGCTGGGCCGCCGTGACCTCGAAGGCGCCGAGTGCCTGCCGCTGGGCACGGCGGCCCTCGACCTGCAGCGCCACGAAGTCGTGCTGCCGCGTGGCGAGCGGATCACGCTGTCGGGGCGGGAGTTCGAGCTGCTGCGGACGCTGGCGCAGCGGCCCAAGGCGATCCACCCGCGCGCGGCGCTGCGCACCCGGGTGTTCGCCGACTCGACCGGTGAGTCCATTGTGGATACTTACGTGTACTACCTGCGGCGCAAGCTCGGCCGGGACGTCGTGCGGACGGTGCACGGCCTGGGGTACCAGATCGGCGTGGTATGA
- a CDS encoding RNA polymerase sigma factor: MGDRTLWNRASEGDEVAFSELFERHAEAVWNHAYRLTGSWSAAEDLTSNTFLTAWRRRADVTLVRDSALPWLYTVAANAARDEYRGVRRRLRLLRKIPDPPVVSDHADAVAERLDGEQRLREIVEAVRTLPKAQREVVELCLLGDVSVADAAALLTVAEVTVRAHLSRARARLRTLLKEAGK; this comes from the coding sequence GTGGGTGACCGGACACTGTGGAACCGGGCGTCCGAAGGCGACGAAGTGGCCTTCAGCGAGCTCTTCGAACGCCATGCGGAGGCCGTCTGGAACCACGCCTACCGCCTGACGGGCTCGTGGAGCGCGGCCGAGGACCTGACCTCGAACACCTTCCTGACCGCCTGGCGCCGCCGCGCCGACGTCACGCTGGTGCGAGACAGCGCCCTGCCGTGGCTCTACACGGTCGCCGCCAATGCGGCCCGGGACGAATACCGCGGGGTGCGAAGACGGCTACGGCTGCTGCGGAAGATCCCGGACCCGCCGGTGGTGTCCGACCACGCTGACGCGGTGGCCGAGCGGCTCGACGGCGAGCAGCGGCTGCGCGAGATCGTCGAGGCCGTCCGGACGCTGCCGAAGGCGCAGCGGGAGGTCGTCGAGCTGTGCCTGCTCGGTGACGTGAGCGTCGCCGACGCGGCCGCGTTGCTGACGGTCGCCGAGGTCACCGTCCGCGCCCACCTGTCCCGGGCCCGCGCACGACTGCGTACGTTGCTGAAGGAGGCAGGGAAATGA